ATAGAGGGTGACGCGCTGAAGCTCGATCACGATGCGATCATGGGCGAACCCTACGCGATCCTCTCAAACCTGCCCTACAATGTCGGCACCGCGCTGTTCACGCGCTGGCTGTCTGCGCCGGCCTGGCCGCCGCTTTGGACTTCGCTGACGCTGATGTTCCAGCAGGAGGTCGCGCAGCGCATCGTTGCCGCCTCGGGTGGCTCGGCCTTCGGGCGGCTTGCGGTCCTCTCCCAATGGCGCAGCACGGCGAAGCTGGCGATGAAGGTCCACCGCAGCGCGTTCACCCCCCCGCCCAAGGTTATGAGCGCGGTCGTCCACGTCGAGCCCGCAGCCATGCCCGAGGGCGTTGACCCCGCCCTCCTCTCGCGGCTGACCGAGGCGGCGTTCGGGCAGCGGCGCAAGATGCTGCGCCAGAGCCTGAAGGGCGTGCCGGGCGCGGTCGCGGCGCTCGAATCGCTCGGGATCGAGCCGACACGCCGCGCCGAGACGCTCTCGGTGGCCGACTTCGTCACGCTCGCACGCCTGCTGGGCCAGTAAGCGCACTTGGCCCGCGCCGCCCCTGTCGCTAGGCGGTGGGTATGACCAGACTTACCGGAACCTTGAAAGACGCGATCGAAACCATCGACGGCGCGCAGATGCTTTCCCATGTCGAGCGCTGGGCGCAGATCAACAGCGGCACGTCGAACCACGAGGGCCTCGCCCGTATGGCACAGGAACTGTCCGACGCTTTCTCCGTCCTCCCCGGCGAGATCACGCTGGAGGAGCCCGCCCCCGTCACCGCTGTCGATGCCGCTGGCAAGGAGACGGCGGTTGAGAACGGCAAGCATTTCCTGTTGCGGGTCCGGCCGGAGGCTGAGCGGCGCTTCATCCTGACCGGGCACATGGACACCGTGTTTCCCGCCGATCACCCATTCCAGCAGCTGACCTGGCTCGACGAGGAAACCCTGAACGGCCCCGGCACCGCCGACATGAAGGGCGGACTCGCGATCATCCTCGCCTCGCTTCGCGCCCTGGAAGGCACCGAGGCATGGCAGCAGGTCGGCTACGACGTGCTGATCAATGCGGACGAGGAAACCGGCTCGCTCTCCTCCGCCCCGCTGATCGAGCGGACCGCGCAGGGCAAATACGCCGCGCTCACCTTCGAACCCGCCGCGACGTCGGAGGGGCGGCTCGCCCACGCGCGCGGCGGCAGCGGCAATTACAGCCTCACCGTCACCGGCAAGTCCGCCCATGCCGGGCGCAATCCTCAGGACGGACGCAATGCCATCGTCGCCGCATCCACCCTCGCGGTGCGGCTGAAAGAGCTTCAGCGCGACGATATCAGCGTGAATCCGGCGAAGATCGACGGCGGCGCCGCCAACAACGTCGTTCCCGACCACGCCGTGCTGCGCTTCAACATCCGGCCCAAGGAGCCTGCCGCGGCGGAACGCTTCGAAGCGGAGATGAACGCTTTGATCGCCGAGGTGAAACAGGCTCAGGAGGTCGATATCGCGGTGCATGGCGGCATCTCGCGCCCGCCCAAGCCGGTCGACCGGCAGGCGCAGAAGCTGTTCGACCTGGTGCGCGATTGCGGTGCGGAGCTGGGCCAGGAGATCGACTGGCAGCCGACCGGCGGGGTGTGCGACGGCAACAATATCGCGGCGACCGGCGTGCCGGTGGTCGACACCATGGGGGTGCGCGGGGGCAAGATCCACTCGCCCGACGAATTCATGATCGCCCCCAGCCTGAAAGAGCGTGCCGCGCTCGCGGCCATGGTCCTGCATCAACTGGCGACGGAGAACGTGTTGTGAGTTTCCGCCTGCGCGCCTCGCGCCCCGACGATATCGAACCGCTTTACGAAATGGCCAAGCTGACCGGCGGGGGCTTCACCAACCTGCCCGCCGATCGCGATGCGCTGGGCGCGAAGCTGGAGCGGTCGCGCGACGCGTTCTCGCGCACGCAGGATACGCTGGGCGACGACCAGTTCGTGCTGGTGCTGGAGAATACGGAGACCGGCGCGGTGCGCGGGACGTGCCAGCTGTTCTCGCAGGTCGGGCAGCAATGGCCGTTCTACTCCTACCGCCTGACCACGCTGACCCAGCACAGCCAGGAACTGGACCGCACGGTGCGGGCAGAACTGCTGAGCCTCGTCACCGATCTGGAGGGTTGCAGCGAAGTCGGCGGGCTGTTCCTGCACCCGAACGAGCGCGCGGGCGGGCTCGGCCTGCTGCTGGCGCGCAGCCGCTATTTGTTCATCGCCATGCACCGCGCGCGGTTTGCCGAGCGCGTGCTTGCCGAACTGCGCGGCATTATCGACGATCGCGGTGGCTCGCCGTTCTGGGACGGCGTCGCAGGCCGCTTCTTCGGGATGAGCTTTCAGGAGGCGGATTATTTCAACGCTATCAACGGCAACCAGTTCATCGCCGACCTGATGCCCAAGCACCCGGTCTATATCGCCATGTTGGACGACGATGCGCGCGATGTGATCGGCCTGCCGCACCCCACCGGGCGCGCGGCGATGCGCATGCTGGAGAAGGAAGGCTTCGCCTACGAAGGCTATGTCGACATCTTCGACGGCGGCCCGACCATGCTGGCGAAGACCGACCAGGTGAAGAGCGTCGCGGGCGCGCATAGTGGGAGCGTGTCGGCGACCGATGCGTCCGACGGTGAACGCGCGCTGCTGGCGGCGGGCACGCTGACCGATTTCCGCTCATGCTACGGCAGGCGCGCGGTCGATGGCGATGGAGTGGCGATCGACGCGGAGGCCGCGCACACGCTGGGCGTCGGCGAAGGCGACACCGTGTGGAGCGTGGTGCGGTAGCCCATTTCCCACCCCACTCGGACTGAGCTTGTCGAAGTCCGGTTCTCTGATCTAGCGCTTCACCTCAAGTGAAGGACGATCCTTCGACAAGCTCAGGATGAGCGGACTTCGACAAGCTCGGGACGAGCGGGAAAGGTTGGAAATGCTGCGCGAGATCAATTTCGACGGGATCGTCGGACCGAGCCACAATTACGCAGGGCTCAGCCTAGGCAATATCGCCAGCGCCAGCCATGGCGGCGACCCGTCCTACCCGCGCGCGGCGGCGTTGCAGGGGCTCGCCAAGATGCGCGCGAACATGGAACTGGGCTTGCCGCAGGGCTTCCTGCTGCCCCTGCCCCGTCCCAACTCCGCTTTGCTGGAGGCGCTGGCGGTCGATCGCAGCGCCGACCGCGCGCTGCTCGCCGCGGCGTGGTCCGCCTCCAGCATGTGGACCGCCAACGCCGCGACCGTCAGCCCGGCCCCCGATACGAATGACGGGCTTTGCCACCTGACCCCGGCGAACCTTGCGACCATGCTGCACCGCGCCCAGGAATGGCCCGACACCAAGGCGCAGCTTGCCCTCGCCTTTGCCGACGAGGCGAATTTCGCTGTCCACGACGCCATCCCCGGCAGCTTCGGCGACGAGGGTGCGGCCAACCACATGCGCTTTTGCGACAGTCACGGCGCGCCGGGCGTCGAGGTATTCGTCTATGGTCGGCCGGGCGGCAAGTTCCCCGCGCGCCAGCACGAGCAGGCGAGCCGCGCCATTGCGCGCCGTCACGGGCTCGATCCCGAGAAATGCGTTTTCGTTGAGCAGAACCCCGAGGCGATCGAGGCGGGCGCGTTTCACAACGACGTGGTCGCGGTCGCGAACGAGCGGGTGCTGTTCACCCACGCCCGCGCCTTCGCCGACCAACGGGGCGCTTATCGCGCGATCCGCGAAGCCTTCCCCGCGCTCGAAGTGGTCGAGGTGGCGGAGGACGACGTCCCGCTGACCGAGGCGATCGCGACCTATCTCTTCAACGCCCAACTGGTGACGCTCGGCGACAAGGAAATGGCGCTGATCGTCCCCTCCGAATGCCAGGAGAGCGAGGCGGTGCGCACCTATCTCGATTCGCTGCTGCAGAAGGCCGGACCGATCCGCCGCATGATCCCGGTCGACGTGCGCCAGTCGATGGCCAATGGCGGCGGCCCCGCCTGTCTGCGGCTGCGCGTGGTCGCGGACCCGGCGACGGTCGATCCGCGCTTCCTGCTCGATGCCGACAAGGCTGAGCGGATTGCGCGGGTGATCGAACAGCACTGGCCGCACGAGATCGCGCCGGGCGCCTTGGGCGATTCCGCGCTGGCGGAACAGGTGACGGAAGCGCGCGCCGCGCTGCTCGATACGCTCGATCTCGGCGAGCTTGGTTAACGCGCTTGCCGCTGGCTGTCGCGCGCGCTTACACTCCCCACCATGTTAACCACCGGAGCCCCGGCGCACCGCCGCTGGCACGGCTCTTGTTGTTCGAACGGTTAAGGATTTCGGGGATTTATGCTCAAGAAGATCAGCCGCCTGTTCGTCATCAAGACCCGCTGGGAAGCGTTCCTGATCATCTACGCGCTGGCACTCGGCGCATGTCAGCGCGGGATCGTCTATCTCGGGCAATATCCCGGCTGGGGTGGCAAGCTGCTGTTCCTCGCCTGCACCGGTTCGGTGTTCATGGCCGGCGCAAAGATCCTCGACTGCCTGAAGCACGAGAAAGCGGCGCGGGAGCTAGAGGCGGCTGCTTCTTCTACCTCTTCACCGCAGTGAAAACCCGGCTCCAGCTACGCGCGCTCATCGATGAAAGAGAAAGGTGGAGGGCTTCTGTTGCTACGTGCCCTCCGGACGCCCGGAATCCGCTTCTGTTGCCCGGTGGGCCCAACCGCGCTTTAGCTTTGTAAATTCAGGCCGTTAGGCCATCAAATTACGCAGCGAGTGCGAGTGCTTCGTTGTCGTTGGCACTTGTGTGTTGTGAACATTTTTACGGGATACTCAGCCCGAGCGAAAACTGCGTCTTTCAACACACGTCGATCCTGGTTCGGCCCCGTCAGAAAGCGCGGTTTCCCGCGATTTTTGGTGGAGCCGCCGGGTACTGCCCCCGGGTCCGTTGTGTCTATTGCACGCCGCACTTTATCGCCATAGCCGGTCGAAACCGGCAAACCCCATATAGCGATGCGCCCCTTAATGTGAAGTGGACGGGCCACTTTCGGTCTCGCCCGGCACGACGCCCTTCCGCTCCGCCTTCAATTCGGCGAGAATCTTCTTCAGCACGTCGAGTTGCGGGTCAGTCGGCACCTCGGGCGTCTTGGCGGTGTCCTCCGCTTCGACCTGCTTGTTCTCGATCTCCTCGAGCACCTTGTTCACGCTGCGCACCAGCAGGAACAGCGCGAAGGCGAGGATCAGGAAATTGACCACCTGGGTCAGGAAATCGCCATACCCCACCATGGCGACTCCCGCTTCCTTCAGTTGCGCATAGTTGTCGCGCGCGCCGGTGTAACCTTCGGGAATCGCGCCCAGCCGGATGAACCAGTTCGAGAAATCGACATCGCCGAAAATCCAGCCGATCAGCGGCATCAGGATGCTTTCGGTCAGAGACGTGGTGATTTTCCCGAACGCCGCGCCGATGACCACGCCGACCGCCAGGTCCAGCACATTGCCGCGCGCGATGAATTTCTTGAACTCGGCGAAAAAGCCCATCCGTCTCTGCTCCTGCTGTCTCTGGGGCCAGATGGCACAGCCGCTTTTGCGAGGCAAACGCTTGCGGGGCCGCGTACGTGTGCTATACCAGCAACACAGTTATCCTCGGAGGATTTAATGACCCTTGCCCGTCTTCTTCGCCCGCTATTCCTGGCGCTCGGCCTCGTTTCGCTGACCGCCTGCGGGATCAATTCGGTGCCGACCAAGGAAGAGGCCGCGAAGGCCGCATGGGGCAACGTGCAGAGCGCGCTGCAGCGCCGTGCCGATCTGGTCCCCAACCTCGTCGCCACGGTGAAGGCCGCCGCTGGCTCCGAGACGCAGATCCTCACGAACGTGACCGAGGCACGCGCCCGCGCGACCTCGATCAACGTCACCACCGACGATCTGTCCGATCCCGATACCTTCCGCCGCTTCAACGAAGCGCAGAACCAGCTGACGCAGGCGCTCGGCCAGCTGCGCACCGTGGTGGAGAATTATCCCCAGCTGCAGAGCCAGGGCCGCTTCGCCGACCTGATGACCGCGCTGGAAGGCACCGAGAACCAGATCAACGTCGCTCGCGTGCGCTACAACGAGGCAGTGCAGGACTATAACACCACCATCCGCACCTTCCCTGACGTGATCGGCGCAAAGATCGTCCACGGCGCGAAGCCGATGCAGCCGTTCGAGGCGACCCAGGCCGCGCAGTCCGCCCCGACGGTCGATTTCGGCACCATGGGTGAGCCGGGCGCACAGAATCCCGCAGCCACGCCGCCCGCAAACGACAACACGGAAACGGGCACGGCACAGACCGGCACCGGGAATTGAGACCTCTCGCTCGCTTGCTGAGCCCGGCGGCGCTGCTTGCGCTGCTGGGCCTGGCGCTCACCGCGCTGGCGCTGCCTGCGGCGGCGCAGGAGCTGCCGCCGCGGCCCGCGGGGCCGGTCTATGACGGGGCGGATATTCTCTCACCCGCGGACGAGACCGCGCTCGACCAGAAGTTGCGGAGCTGGACCGAGAGGTCGGGGCGTCCGATCGTCGTGGCCACGGTTCCGACCACCGGCGACGAGACGATCGAGATGTACGCCGCCAATCTGTACGAGAAATGGGGCATCGGTCCGGCCGATACCGACCAGGGCGTGCTGCTGCTCGTCGCGAAGAACGATCGCAAGATGCGGATCGAGGTCGGCTATGGCCTGACGCCGTACATTACAGACATTCTCTCGGGTCGGATCATCCGCAACGACATATCGCCCCGGTTCAAGGCCGGTGACTTCGTGGGTGGTATCAATGCCGGGGTCGATGCCCTGATAACGCAGCTGAGCCGTGCGCCGGAAGATGCGAGGGCGGTGGCGCAGGCAGCCGAGCAGGCCCAGGCGCAGGAGCGCGAGAGTGGCAAGGGCGGCGCCTTCGTCAGCGCGATCTTCTGGATCGTCATGATCCTGGTCTTCGTCTTCATGTTCGGGCGCGGGGGCCGCGGGCGGCGCTATCGCCGGGGCGGAACCGCCGGTGCAATCGCGCGCGATGTGGTGCTCTGGTCCGCGCTCAGCCACATGTCCGGCGGTCGCCACGACGGCGGCGGTTTCGGTGGAGGCGGCTTCGGTGGAGGCGGCGGCGGTGGCGGTGGCTTCGGCGGTTTCGGCGGCGGTATCTCCGGCGGCGGCGGCGCGAGCGGGGGCTGGTAGCGCATGGCCTATCTCAGCGAAGCCGATCACCGGCGGATCAGCGACGCGGTCGCCGCGGCGGAGGAAACCACCAGCGGAGAGATCGTGACCGTGCTGGCGGACCGGTCGGACGGCTATTCCGACATCGCGCTCGCCTGGGCGGCGGCCCTCGCTTTCCTCGTTATGACGATCCTGGCATGGTTCGGGGACTGGATGCTGGACCTGTTCGATGCGCTCGCGGGCGGGTGGAACCATGAATGGACCACCCCCGGCATCCTCGCCCTGTTCACCGCGCTCACCATCGCGATCTTCCTGCTCGTCTGGTTGGTGCAATTGTGGTCGCCGGTGAAATTCGCGCTGGTCCCCGGCAAGGTGAAGACAGCGCGTGTGCGCGAGCGGGCGGTCGACCTGTTCAAGGTCGGCGCGGACCGGCGGACGGTGGGGCGCACCGGCGTGGTGATCTATCTTTCCCTGCGTGAGCGGCGCGCGGAAATCGTCGCCGATGCCGCGATCAACGAGATGGTGCCGCCCGAAACCTGGGGCGAAGCGATGACCGACATGCTCGACGAGATCGCCGAAGGTCGGATGGCCGATGGCATCATCGCCGGGGTGGCCGATGTGGGCGCGATCCTGTCCCAGCACTTCCCCCGGGCCGAGGATGACAAGAACGAATTGCCCGACCGGCTGGTGGAGCTGTGAGCCCGGGACACGGGCAGGACGAGCGGGAGCCCGAGGAAACCGTCTGGCAGGGCAAGTTCATCGCGGCCAAGAAACGCGGCAAATGGGAATATGTCGGCCGCGCGCGCGGCATTCGCGCGGCGGTGATCCTGCCGATCGAGGACGGGCACGTCATCCTGGTCGAGCAGTTTCGCGTGCCGCTCGGCCGACCCTGCATCGAATTTCCCGCAGGACTGATCGGGGACGATGATGGCGGAGAGGACGAGGAACCCCTTGCCGCCGCAGGACGCGAGCTGGAGGAGGAAACCGGCTATCGCGCCGGTCGGCTGGAGGATCTCGGCACGTTCTATTCGAGCCCCGGCATGGTCAGCGAAAGCTACACGCTGGTCCGGGCCACGCAGCTGGAGAAGGTCGGCGATGGCGGCGGAACCGACGATGAGAACATAACTGTCCACCGCGTGGCGCTGGACGGCCTGGGGCGCTTCGTCGAGGAATGCCGCGCAAAAGGCATCGGGATCGATTCGCGAATCACCATGCTGCTGATGCCGCATTGGCTGGGAGAGAGAGAATGACGGGACGGATGGCGGGCAAACTGGCTCTGGTGACGGGCGCAGCGCAGGGCCTGGGCGCGGCGCATTGCCAGCGACTGGCGGAGGAAGGCGCGCGGGTCCTGTGCACCGACATCAATGAGGAAGGGGCGCAGCGGACCGCCGAATCGGTGAACCACCATTTCGGTGCGGACACCGCCTTCGCCCTGCGCCACGACGTCACCAGTCCGGAAGACTGGGACGCGGCGATCGCGACGGCGCGCGAAAAGCTGGGCGGCCTCAGCGTGCTGGTCAACAATGCGGGCGTCGGCGTGCGCGGCGATATCGAGACGTGCACCATGGAGGAATGGCGGCGCGGCTTCGCCATCAATGTTGATAGCGTGTTCATCGGCTGCCAGAAGGCGCTGCCGCTGATGAAGGATCACCAGCCCGGCTCGATCGTCAATATCAGCTCCATCGCGGGCCTGATCGCGAGCGATACCATGCCCGGCTACAACGCCAGCAAGGCGGCGGTGTGGATGCTGTCGAAATCGATCGCGCTCTATTGTGCGAAGCGCGGCTGGGACATCCGCTGCAACTCGATCCATCCGACCTTCGTCGACACCCCGATCCTGGACGGAATCGGGAAGAATGCGGGGATCGAGAAAGAGGTGGTGCTGGGTAAGCTGTCGCGCCAGATTCCGTTGGGCCGGATCGGCCAGGCAGAGGAAATCGCCAACGGCGTGCTCTACCTCGCCAGCGACGAGAGCCGCTTCATGACCGGTGCCGAACTGAAACTGGACGGCGGTATCTCCGCAATGTGAGCGAAGGAGTGGATCGGGGCGGTCAATTCGCGACCGCCCAGATCACCAGGTAGATCAGGAGCAGGGAGCCGAACCCGATCAGGGTGCCGACGACGAAGAGGATGCGGACCATCGTCGCGTCGACATCGAAGTAATCTGCGATCCCGGCGCAAACCCCACCCAGCTTCGCATTGCGCTTATCCAGGTGGAATTTGCGGGGGTTTCCGGGGCCGCGTGTGTCGATCGGATCGCTCATGCCACCGCCTGGGTAACGGTCATCGTGGCGGGCGCATAGGCCATGGTGAGAACGAAAGCGGTACCGGCGAGAGCGAAAACGGCGGCGAAGAGCTGCTGGCCATACTTCTTTACGAACATGATATTTCCTTCCTTGTGTGCGTTTTGATGTGACCCTCATGGCCACATCCCATACATTGCATGGGCCGTGCCAAACTGCGCCACCCGCAGAATTCCGCCATTTCGCCCTCAACCGAAGATGAACCCCATATGACCCGATCCCACCTGTTGGGGATTTTTCCCATATCTCGGCGGCGGCCTTTTGCTTGGCGCTGAGGCGGCGCACACGCTAACCGCCATCGGACCCATGGCGCTCGATCGCATCTCCCTTTCCAACTTCCGAAATCACTCGGAATCGACCCTCGACGGGGCGGCGCGTTTCAACCTGCTGGTGGGCGAGAACGGTGCGGGCAAGACCAACGTGCTGGAGGCGCTGTCGCTGCTCGCGCCCGGCCGTGGCCTGCGCCGCGCGCCGCTGGCCGAGATGGCGCGCGAGGGCGGACCGGCGGGCTTCGCCATCGGGGCGACGCTCCACCCGCGCGATGGCGGCGAGCCCGTGCGGCTCGGCACCCATGTCGAACCAGAGCGACCAGGGCGGCGGCTGGTGCGGATCAACGGCGCGCAAGGCAGCGCGGTGGCGCTAGGCGAGTGGTTGGCAGTCGGTTGGCTGACCCCGGCGATGGACGGGCTCTTCACCGGGCCTAAGGGGGAACGGCGCCGCTTCGTCGACCGGATGGCGCTGGCCGTCGCGCCCACCCACGCGCATCACGCAACCCGCTACGAAGCGGCGCTGCGCGAGCGTAACCGGCTGATCTCTGACGATCGCGCGCCCGAACCGCAATGGCTCGACGCGATCGAGGCGCAGATGGCGACGCATGGCAGCGCGCTGG
Above is a genomic segment from Erythrobacter sp. 3-20A1M containing:
- the rsmA gene encoding 16S rRNA (adenine(1518)-N(6)/adenine(1519)-N(6))-dimethyltransferase RsmA, giving the protein MTDLAPQLPPLREVIARHGLSASKALGQNFLFDEQLLDRIAALPGSLEGRAVLEIGPGPGGLTRAALRAGARVTAIEMDRRCLPALAELADAFPGRLRVIEGDALKLDHDAIMGEPYAILSNLPYNVGTALFTRWLSAPAWPPLWTSLTLMFQQEVAQRIVAASGGSAFGRLAVLSQWRSTAKLAMKVHRSAFTPPPKVMSAVVHVEPAAMPEGVDPALLSRLTEAAFGQRRKMLRQSLKGVPGAVAALESLGIEPTRRAETLSVADFVTLARLLGQ
- a CDS encoding hydrolase; protein product: MTRLTGTLKDAIETIDGAQMLSHVERWAQINSGTSNHEGLARMAQELSDAFSVLPGEITLEEPAPVTAVDAAGKETAVENGKHFLLRVRPEAERRFILTGHMDTVFPADHPFQQLTWLDEETLNGPGTADMKGGLAIILASLRALEGTEAWQQVGYDVLINADEETGSLSSAPLIERTAQGKYAALTFEPAATSEGRLAHARGGSGNYSLTVTGKSAHAGRNPQDGRNAIVAASTLAVRLKELQRDDISVNPAKIDGGAANNVVPDHAVLRFNIRPKEPAAAERFEAEMNALIAEVKQAQEVDIAVHGGISRPPKPVDRQAQKLFDLVRDCGAELGQEIDWQPTGGVCDGNNIAATGVPVVDTMGVRGGKIHSPDEFMIAPSLKERAALAAMVLHQLATENVL
- a CDS encoding arginine N-succinyltransferase, yielding MSFRLRASRPDDIEPLYEMAKLTGGGFTNLPADRDALGAKLERSRDAFSRTQDTLGDDQFVLVLENTETGAVRGTCQLFSQVGQQWPFYSYRLTTLTQHSQELDRTVRAELLSLVTDLEGCSEVGGLFLHPNERAGGLGLLLARSRYLFIAMHRARFAERVLAELRGIIDDRGGSPFWDGVAGRFFGMSFQEADYFNAINGNQFIADLMPKHPVYIAMLDDDARDVIGLPHPTGRAAMRMLEKEGFAYEGYVDIFDGGPTMLAKTDQVKSVAGAHSGSVSATDASDGERALLAAGTLTDFRSCYGRRAVDGDGVAIDAEAAHTLGVGEGDTVWSVVR
- a CDS encoding N-succinylarginine dihydrolase; the protein is MSGLRQARDERERLEMLREINFDGIVGPSHNYAGLSLGNIASASHGGDPSYPRAAALQGLAKMRANMELGLPQGFLLPLPRPNSALLEALAVDRSADRALLAAAWSASSMWTANAATVSPAPDTNDGLCHLTPANLATMLHRAQEWPDTKAQLALAFADEANFAVHDAIPGSFGDEGAANHMRFCDSHGAPGVEVFVYGRPGGKFPARQHEQASRAIARRHGLDPEKCVFVEQNPEAIEAGAFHNDVVAVANERVLFTHARAFADQRGAYRAIREAFPALEVVEVAEDDVPLTEAIATYLFNAQLVTLGDKEMALIVPSECQESEAVRTYLDSLLQKAGPIRRMIPVDVRQSMANGGGPACLRLRVVADPATVDPRFLLDADKAERIARVIEQHWPHEIAPGALGDSALAEQVTEARAALLDTLDLGELG
- the mscL gene encoding large conductance mechanosensitive channel protein MscL is translated as MGFFAEFKKFIARGNVLDLAVGVVIGAAFGKITTSLTESILMPLIGWIFGDVDFSNWFIRLGAIPEGYTGARDNYAQLKEAGVAMVGYGDFLTQVVNFLILAFALFLLVRSVNKVLEEIENKQVEAEDTAKTPEVPTDPQLDVLKKILAELKAERKGVVPGETESGPSTSH
- a CDS encoding LemA family protein, with product MTLARLLRPLFLALGLVSLTACGINSVPTKEEAAKAAWGNVQSALQRRADLVPNLVATVKAAAGSETQILTNVTEARARATSINVTTDDLSDPDTFRRFNEAQNQLTQALGQLRTVVENYPQLQSQGRFADLMTALEGTENQINVARVRYNEAVQDYNTTIRTFPDVIGAKIVHGAKPMQPFEATQAAQSAPTVDFGTMGEPGAQNPAATPPANDNTETGTAQTGTGN
- a CDS encoding YgcG family protein, whose translation is MLSPAALLALLGLALTALALPAAAQELPPRPAGPVYDGADILSPADETALDQKLRSWTERSGRPIVVATVPTTGDETIEMYAANLYEKWGIGPADTDQGVLLLVAKNDRKMRIEVGYGLTPYITDILSGRIIRNDISPRFKAGDFVGGINAGVDALITQLSRAPEDARAVAQAAEQAQAQERESGKGGAFVSAIFWIVMILVFVFMFGRGGRGRRYRRGGTAGAIARDVVLWSALSHMSGGRHDGGGFGGGGFGGGGGGGGGFGGFGGGISGGGGASGGW
- a CDS encoding TPM domain-containing protein, which gives rise to MAYLSEADHRRISDAVAAAEETTSGEIVTVLADRSDGYSDIALAWAAALAFLVMTILAWFGDWMLDLFDALAGGWNHEWTTPGILALFTALTIAIFLLVWLVQLWSPVKFALVPGKVKTARVRERAVDLFKVGADRRTVGRTGVVIYLSLRERRAEIVADAAINEMVPPETWGEAMTDMLDEIAEGRMADGIIAGVADVGAILSQHFPRAEDDKNELPDRLVEL
- a CDS encoding NUDIX hydrolase yields the protein MSPGHGQDEREPEETVWQGKFIAAKKRGKWEYVGRARGIRAAVILPIEDGHVILVEQFRVPLGRPCIEFPAGLIGDDDGGEDEEPLAAAGRELEEETGYRAGRLEDLGTFYSSPGMVSESYTLVRATQLEKVGDGGGTDDENITVHRVALDGLGRFVEECRAKGIGIDSRITMLLMPHWLGERE
- a CDS encoding SDR family oxidoreductase, with protein sequence MTGRMAGKLALVTGAAQGLGAAHCQRLAEEGARVLCTDINEEGAQRTAESVNHHFGADTAFALRHDVTSPEDWDAAIATAREKLGGLSVLVNNAGVGVRGDIETCTMEEWRRGFAINVDSVFIGCQKALPLMKDHQPGSIVNISSIAGLIASDTMPGYNASKAAVWMLSKSIALYCAKRGWDIRCNSIHPTFVDTPILDGIGKNAGIEKEVVLGKLSRQIPLGRIGQAEEIANGVLYLASDESRFMTGAELKLDGGISAM
- a CDS encoding PspC domain-containing protein yields the protein MSDPIDTRGPGNPRKFHLDKRNAKLGGVCAGIADYFDVDATMVRILFVVGTLIGFGSLLLIYLVIWAVAN
- the recF gene encoding DNA replication/repair protein RecF, whose translation is MALDRISLSNFRNHSESTLDGAARFNLLVGENGAGKTNVLEALSLLAPGRGLRRAPLAEMAREGGPAGFAIGATLHPRDGGEPVRLGTHVEPERPGRRLVRINGAQGSAVALGEWLAVGWLTPAMDGLFTGPKGERRRFVDRMALAVAPTHAHHATRYEAALRERNRLISDDRAPEPQWLDAIEAQMATHGSALAMGRERVVAALRDELARQDNAPFAHPLLALEPGGPADEAKLAELLRAGRGRDRQAGRTLTGPHRADLIVTMAGKDAPAARCSTGEQKAMLIAITLAHGTLAARGRAGVLLLDEVAAHLDPRRRAALFERLAATGAQSWMTGTELAPFEPIRSEAAVWRVAGGALERL